From one Desulfatiglans anilini DSM 4660 genomic stretch:
- a CDS encoding DsrE family protein encodes MKVLFIITTEDGETIYNAMRLANVGVKKGDEVSVFMLGKGVLFEQAGSDQFDVMGQMNQFEGDFYVUGVCMKSHGLVGSASCPIGWMDDLYELSIDADKVLTF; translated from the coding sequence ATGAAAGTGTTGTTCATCATTACCACGGAGGACGGGGAGACCATTTACAACGCCATGAGGCTGGCCAATGTCGGCGTGAAGAAGGGGGACGAGGTCAGCGTCTTCATGCTGGGCAAAGGGGTCCTTTTCGAACAGGCCGGCAGTGATCAGTTCGACGTCATGGGGCAGATGAACCAGTTCGAGGGTGATTTCTATGTCTGAGGCGTCTGCATGAAATCCCACGGTCTCGTGGGATCAGCCTCCTGCCCTATCGGATGGATGGATGACCTCTATGAACTTTCCATTGACGCCGATAAGGTCTTGACCTTTTGA
- the pckA gene encoding phosphoenolpyruvate carboxykinase (ATP) produces the protein MENRDLIPDHQLDEVGLHHLGQVYWNRSTPELYEHSIRRYEGQIAHLGPLVVSMGQHTGRAAKDKYVVDEPNTTGDVWWGKVNVKYPEERFKALHERMAAYLRGKTVFVQDCYAGADKTYRQAVRVVSEFAWHNLFARNMFIQLPREQAPIKSFVPDFTVLHCPQFHADPDDDETRSGTFVALHISRKLVLIGGTAYAGEIKKSIFTVLNFLLPERNVLSMHCSANAGKADPDDVAIFFGLSGTGKTTLSADPDRLLIGDDEHGWSDKGIFNFEGGCYAKVIKLSSESEPEIYECTRRFGTILENVAMNTTLRRLDLDDASLTENTRASYPLTHLPNIVRSGMAGHPRNVIFLTADAFGVLPPIARLTEDQAMYHFVSGYTAKVAGTEKGVKEPSATFSACFGAPFMVRHPFVYAELLAKKIKKHKANCWLVNTGWTGGPYGVGSRMKIEFTRALLKAALDGSLEKARMRPEPVFGFQVPTECPGVPSEILDPRATWPNPSDYDAQAGKLARLFRENFVQFEDQAAKSVIGAGPRIS, from the coding sequence ATGGAAAATCGTGATCTGATTCCCGACCATCAACTGGATGAGGTCGGTCTCCACCACCTGGGACAGGTCTACTGGAACCGCTCCACTCCGGAATTGTACGAGCATTCCATCCGACGCTACGAAGGGCAGATCGCCCACCTGGGGCCCTTGGTGGTATCCATGGGCCAGCACACGGGCCGGGCGGCCAAGGACAAGTACGTTGTGGACGAACCGAACACGACCGGGGATGTCTGGTGGGGCAAGGTGAACGTGAAGTACCCGGAGGAGCGGTTCAAGGCCCTCCACGAACGGATGGCCGCCTACCTGCGCGGAAAGACGGTCTTTGTGCAGGACTGCTACGCGGGGGCGGACAAAACCTACCGGCAGGCCGTGCGGGTCGTCTCGGAGTTCGCCTGGCACAACCTTTTCGCCCGCAACATGTTCATCCAGCTGCCCAGGGAGCAGGCCCCGATCAAGTCCTTCGTCCCGGATTTCACCGTCCTGCACTGCCCGCAATTCCACGCCGACCCGGACGACGACGAGACCCGCAGCGGGACCTTCGTGGCCCTCCACATCTCCAGGAAGCTCGTGCTGATCGGGGGCACCGCCTACGCCGGGGAGATCAAGAAGTCCATCTTCACGGTCCTCAACTTCCTGCTGCCTGAACGGAACGTGCTCTCCATGCACTGCTCCGCCAACGCCGGCAAGGCCGACCCGGACGATGTCGCTATCTTCTTCGGCCTGTCAGGGACCGGCAAGACCACGCTGTCGGCGGATCCGGACCGTCTGCTCATCGGCGACGACGAACACGGGTGGTCTGACAAGGGGATCTTCAACTTCGAGGGCGGCTGTTATGCGAAGGTGATCAAGCTGTCGAGCGAATCGGAGCCCGAGATCTATGAGTGCACCCGCCGTTTCGGCACAATCCTCGAAAACGTGGCGATGAACACGACCCTGCGCCGCCTCGACCTGGATGACGCGAGCCTGACCGAAAACACCCGCGCCTCCTACCCGCTCACCCATCTGCCCAACATCGTGCGCTCCGGCATGGCCGGCCACCCGCGCAACGTCATCTTCCTGACGGCCGACGCCTTCGGCGTGCTTCCCCCGATCGCCCGGCTCACGGAGGACCAGGCCATGTACCACTTCGTCAGCGGATACACGGCCAAGGTGGCCGGGACGGAGAAGGGCGTGAAGGAGCCAAGCGCCACCTTCAGCGCGTGCTTCGGCGCCCCCTTCATGGTGCGCCATCCCTTCGTCTATGCCGAACTGCTGGCGAAAAAGATCAAGAAGCACAAGGCGAACTGCTGGCTGGTCAACACCGGCTGGACGGGAGGCCCTTACGGGGTGGGATCGCGCATGAAGATCGAATTCACCCGGGCTCTTTTGAAGGCTGCACTCGACGGCTCGCTCGAAAAGGCCCGCATGCGGCCCGAACCGGTCTTCGGGTTTCAGGTGCCGACCGAATGCCCGGGGGTCCCCTCGGAGATCCTCGATCCTCGCGCCACCTGGCCGAATCCGTCGGACTACGATGCACAGGCAGGCAAGCTGGCCCGGCTGTTCCGGGAGAACTTCGTCCAGTTCGAAGATCAGGCTGCAAAAAGCGTCATCGGTGCAGGGCCTCGAATCAGCTGA
- the tsoX gene encoding HSGNPxU motif (seleno)protein TsoX, with amino-acid sequence MPKLTVFHSGNPGUVSCRKAIGVANDMKEKFNGKLDVNIYTIDSEEARGYLFRSSTNVLFEDEWLPLDVATDRQKMEEFLSKNINGGRP; translated from the coding sequence ATGCCCAAATTGACGGTATTTCACAGCGGCAACCCAGGTTGAGTTTCGTGCAGAAAGGCTATAGGCGTAGCCAACGACATGAAAGAGAAATTCAACGGGAAATTGGATGTGAACATCTACACGATCGATTCCGAAGAGGCCAGAGGGTATCTTTTCAGGAGCTCGACCAACGTTCTGTTCGAGGATGAATGGTTGCCTCTCGATGTAGCGACGGATAGACAAAAGATGGAGGAATTCTTATCAAAAAATATTAACGGAGGTCGACCATGA
- a CDS encoding TSUP family transporter: MDFVIVGVAALFVSGLTLFSGFGLGTILMPVFALFFPLEVAVAATAVVHGANNVFKIAVVGKHADRTLVVRFGVPAILAAFAGAAALGYVSHLGEIARYAIGGRTAVITPIKLVMGVLMLGFACFELLPQLRALKFDRRYLLLGGLLSGFFGGFSGHQGALRSAFLAKVGISTEAFVGTNALIGFMVDMARIATYAATFLMAKAANPIGPEQWPLILTGTLAAFLGVMAGKRFLHKITMASIQTLTGGLLVVIALALATGVI, from the coding sequence GTGGATTTCGTGATTGTCGGGGTCGCCGCGCTATTTGTCTCGGGGCTCACGCTGTTTTCCGGGTTCGGCCTGGGTACGATTCTGATGCCGGTCTTCGCCCTGTTCTTTCCCCTCGAGGTCGCGGTCGCCGCCACGGCGGTGGTCCATGGGGCAAACAACGTCTTCAAGATCGCAGTGGTCGGCAAACACGCGGACAGGACGCTTGTCGTCCGCTTCGGGGTGCCGGCGATCCTCGCTGCCTTCGCCGGGGCGGCCGCCCTCGGCTATGTCTCCCATCTGGGAGAGATAGCCCGCTACGCGATCGGAGGGCGGACCGCCGTCATCACGCCGATCAAGCTGGTCATGGGGGTCCTGATGCTGGGGTTTGCCTGCTTCGAGCTCTTGCCGCAGCTGCGGGCGCTGAAATTCGACCGCAGGTATCTCCTGTTGGGCGGCCTCCTCTCAGGCTTTTTCGGCGGCTTTTCAGGGCACCAGGGAGCCCTGCGATCGGCATTTCTGGCCAAGGTGGGGATTTCCACCGAGGCCTTCGTGGGGACCAACGCCCTGATCGGGTTCATGGTGGACATGGCGCGGATCGCCACCTATGCGGCCACCTTCTTGATGGCAAAGGCCGCCAATCCGATCGGGCCCGAACAGTGGCCGCTGATTCTTACGGGCACCCTCGCCGCCTTTCTCGGTGTCATGGCCGGCAAGCGCTTCCTTCACAAGATCACCATGGCGTCCATCCAGACCTTGACTGGCGGGCTCCTGGTGGTGATTGCCCTGGCGTTGGCGACCGGTGTGATCTGA
- a CDS encoding porin yields MNSTISHKIQKSLWACAGAFFWLLCPVVCPFAQCSEEEALKARIEKLEKIILDYKRVMEAHEEELSAMKEQLKRQDSEVEQKIEAAVKKPEHEEYLREIMQSIRLTEAQEGPREESLRTLYDDGFYLKGADDQLRIGGWLQADSRWYLDSGHPESSTFLMRRARLDVRGILENDWGYRLYGTFIGERNGILQEGWLEYRKYPEMRIRAGQVLEPFSLEAVYSARWTDFMERAMVVNALSPQEDIGLMAFGKVYRNQLEWAAGFFNGQGRNDEAVVDDKDFTARIVYAPFYHSSSLPSLKDLYVGGSFSTGNNERDLSGIEFTTQAFTPFFDFQPGVDQDDRLTRWGLELEYLSGPFNLKTEYLSGHFETVKNTEYSTEFDVHGYYLNLGYVLTGEDSPRDLPIKPKAVFDPSQGGWGAWQVVGRYQIFRVSDELLRLGLATGTDKAQSITVGLNWFPNRHIRFQFNLDHAWFRDEITVKGVPLDSETTFTTRLLYDF; encoded by the coding sequence GTGAATTCGACCATAAGCCACAAAATTCAGAAATCGCTTTGGGCCTGCGCCGGAGCGTTCTTTTGGCTGCTGTGTCCGGTCGTCTGCCCCTTTGCGCAGTGTTCTGAAGAGGAGGCGCTCAAGGCGCGGATCGAGAAGCTCGAGAAGATCATCCTGGACTACAAGCGTGTCATGGAGGCTCATGAGGAAGAACTGTCCGCGATGAAAGAGCAGTTGAAGAGACAGGATTCCGAGGTCGAACAGAAGATCGAAGCCGCTGTCAAGAAGCCGGAGCACGAGGAGTACCTGCGCGAAATCATGCAAAGCATACGGCTTACAGAGGCGCAGGAAGGACCCAGAGAAGAGAGCCTCAGGACGCTTTATGACGACGGATTCTATTTGAAGGGAGCCGATGACCAGCTTCGGATCGGCGGATGGCTGCAAGCGGATTCACGCTGGTACCTCGACAGCGGGCATCCCGAGAGCAGCACATTTCTGATGCGAAGGGCTCGGCTGGATGTCCGGGGCATTCTCGAAAACGATTGGGGATACCGGCTATACGGCACCTTCATAGGCGAGCGCAACGGGATCCTCCAGGAAGGGTGGCTCGAATACCGCAAGTATCCGGAAATGCGCATTCGTGCAGGACAGGTGCTGGAGCCTTTCAGCCTGGAGGCCGTATACTCCGCACGATGGACCGACTTTATGGAGCGCGCGATGGTCGTCAACGCGCTTTCGCCACAGGAAGACATCGGGCTCATGGCCTTCGGGAAGGTGTACCGAAACCAGCTGGAGTGGGCCGCCGGATTCTTCAACGGCCAGGGACGCAATGACGAGGCGGTGGTCGACGACAAGGACTTCACTGCGCGAATCGTCTATGCCCCCTTTTACCATTCGAGTTCTCTTCCGTCGCTGAAAGATCTGTACGTGGGCGGGTCCTTCAGCACAGGTAACAATGAACGGGATCTTTCGGGGATTGAATTTACGACGCAGGCATTCACCCCGTTTTTCGATTTTCAGCCTGGCGTTGACCAGGATGACAGGCTGACCCGCTGGGGCTTGGAGTTGGAGTACCTCAGCGGGCCGTTCAATCTGAAGACGGAGTATCTGTCCGGACATTTCGAGACGGTTAAAAACACGGAGTATTCCACCGAGTTCGATGTGCACGGGTATTACCTCAATCTGGGTTATGTCCTGACCGGGGAGGATTCGCCGCGCGATCTCCCCATCAAGCCGAAGGCGGTTTTCGATCCTTCCCAGGGGGGATGGGGAGCCTGGCAGGTGGTGGGGCGGTATCAAATCTTCAGAGTCTCCGATGAACTGCTTCGACTTGGACTTGCCACCGGGACCGACAAGGCCCAGTCGATCACCGTAGGATTGAACTGGTTCCCGAACAGGCACATCCGCTTTCAGTTCAATCTGGACCACGCCTGGTTTAGGGATGAAATCACCGTTAAGGGGGTGCCGCTAGATAGCGAGACCACCTTTACCACGCGGCTTTTATATGACTTCTGA
- the tsoA gene encoding LULAXC motif selenoprotein TsoA, protein MDKLFESIAGMAPEEALPEITRILGRLLQDLDQEARERFLMNLIEQSEGDRVSSMVHLULAECMGEGVDPTEMCQSLVNKVAQSELLLSIADPELLVLFEDWLDELEAEVLALSKKHGRLDSKMLAEKLGLSLRGATFLLSKLEREERLPG, encoded by the coding sequence ATGGATAAACTTTTCGAGAGTATCGCCGGCATGGCCCCGGAAGAGGCCCTGCCGGAAATCACCAGGATTCTGGGACGGCTTTTGCAGGATTTGGATCAGGAAGCCCGGGAACGCTTTCTGATGAACCTGATCGAGCAGTCGGAGGGCGACAGGGTTTCCAGCATGGTGCATTTGTGACTGGCGGAATGCATGGGCGAAGGTGTCGACCCGACGGAAATGTGTCAGAGTCTGGTGAACAAGGTTGCGCAATCGGAGCTGCTGCTTTCGATTGCGGATCCGGAGCTGCTGGTGCTTTTCGAAGACTGGCTGGATGAATTGGAGGCGGAGGTGCTGGCGCTTTCCAAAAAGCACGGGCGGTTGGATAGCAAAATGCTGGCTGAAAAACTCGGTCTCTCCTTGAGGGGCGCGACGTTTCTGCTGTCCAAACTTGAAAGGGAGGAGAGGCTACCCGGATGA
- the glgP gene encoding alpha-glucan family phosphorylase produces the protein MAYFSMEIGIDEKICTYSGGLGVLAGDTIRSAADLRVPMVALTLLYRKGYFRQRLEPDGWQREEPTSWPFEELLEEGVPRAQVLVEGRTVHLRAWRYNVKGVTGYTVPIYFLDADLPENSEWDRGLTHALYGGDDHYRISQELILGVGGIRMLRTLGYNEIDTYHLNEGHAALITLALLDEEARQAGRESIVQQDVEPVRDRCVFTTHTPVPAGHDKFPLDLARKVIGERDDFFGLEGVLYESHFLNMTYLGLNLSRYVNGVAQKHGEVSRLMFAGYCIDAITNGVHAATWVSAPFRELFDRHIPMWRKDNFSLRSALSIPREEIWNAHMQCKKQLMGLVNRETGAGMDENILTIGFARRAATYKRADLLFRDMERLKRISHETGKIQVIYGGKAHPRDQEGKELIKRIFRAKYELQQDIRVTYLENYNMTLGAMITAGVDLWLNTPEPPMEASGTSGMKAAMNGVPNLSVLDGWWIEGHIEGLTGWSIGDPVRGKGDERDHSRDVPSLYDKLEHAVVPLFYQDRRRFMDIMAYSIAINGSFFNTQRMVQEYVLNAYFNR, from the coding sequence GTGGCCTATTTTTCCATGGAGATCGGCATCGACGAAAAAATCTGCACCTACAGCGGCGGCCTGGGGGTGCTGGCCGGAGACACCATTCGTTCGGCGGCCGACCTGCGGGTGCCCATGGTTGCGCTCACGCTTCTATACCGCAAGGGCTATTTCCGGCAGCGCCTGGAGCCCGACGGATGGCAGCGGGAGGAGCCGACCTCCTGGCCTTTCGAGGAGCTGCTTGAGGAAGGGGTTCCTCGGGCGCAGGTCCTGGTCGAGGGAAGGACCGTCCACCTTCGGGCCTGGCGGTACAACGTCAAGGGAGTGACCGGGTACACAGTCCCCATCTACTTTCTGGATGCCGACCTTCCTGAGAACTCCGAATGGGACAGGGGGCTCACCCATGCTTTGTACGGTGGTGACGACCATTACCGCATTTCACAGGAGTTGATCCTGGGGGTGGGCGGCATCCGGATGCTGCGCACCCTCGGTTACAACGAGATCGACACCTACCACCTCAACGAAGGCCACGCGGCCCTAATCACCCTGGCGCTTCTCGACGAGGAAGCCAGACAGGCCGGAAGGGAATCAATCGTCCAGCAGGACGTGGAACCGGTCCGCGACCGTTGCGTCTTCACCACCCACACCCCTGTGCCGGCCGGTCATGACAAATTCCCTCTGGATCTCGCGCGGAAGGTGATCGGAGAACGGGATGACTTTTTCGGTCTGGAGGGCGTCCTCTACGAAAGCCACTTCCTGAATATGACCTATCTGGGCCTCAATCTGAGCCGTTATGTCAACGGCGTCGCACAAAAGCACGGCGAGGTGTCGAGGCTCATGTTCGCCGGCTACTGCATCGACGCCATCACCAACGGGGTCCATGCCGCCACATGGGTTTCGGCTCCTTTTCGAGAACTGTTCGACCGGCATATTCCTATGTGGAGGAAGGATAACTTCAGCCTGCGCTCCGCTCTGAGCATCCCCCGGGAGGAGATCTGGAATGCCCACATGCAGTGCAAGAAGCAGCTCATGGGGCTGGTCAACCGCGAAACAGGCGCGGGCATGGACGAAAACATCCTGACCATCGGATTCGCCCGCCGCGCCGCCACCTACAAACGGGCCGACCTCCTTTTCAGGGACATGGAGAGGCTGAAGCGGATATCCCATGAAACCGGAAAAATCCAGGTCATTTATGGCGGCAAGGCCCATCCCCGCGACCAGGAAGGGAAGGAACTCATCAAGCGGATCTTTCGGGCCAAATACGAACTACAGCAAGATATCCGGGTAACTTATCTGGAAAACTACAATATGACGCTGGGAGCGATGATCACCGCCGGCGTCGACCTCTGGCTCAACACCCCCGAACCGCCTATGGAGGCTTCCGGTACAAGCGGGATGAAGGCCGCCATGAACGGAGTCCCGAATCTAAGCGTTCTGGACGGCTGGTGGATCGAAGGCCACATCGAAGGGCTGACCGGCTGGTCCATCGGGGACCCTGTTCGCGGGAAAGGCGACGAGCGGGATCATTCAAGGGATGTCCCCTCGCTTTACGACAAATTGGAGCACGCCGTCGTTCCCCTCTTCTATCAGGATCGACGGCGGTTTATGGACATCATGGCGTATTCCATCGCCATCAACGGCTCCTTTTTCAACACGCAGCGGATGGTGCAGGAGTACGTCCTCAACGCCTATTTCAACCGCTGA
- a CDS encoding 4Fe-4S dicluster domain-containing protein, which produces MKWQADAEAEVKKAPFFVRKRVRQRVEAQVSAEGRQVVTLDDVQAAKKRFLSRMSEEVQGFQVEACFGSQGCPNRIIEDSGLVRSIEKVFLEQDLRGFLERTVPGPLKLHHEFRVALADCPNACSQPQIKDIGLIGAAAPLRTEIPCSECGACQDVCREGAVAVDPVGHGPVFEWDRCVRCGQCIGACPTGTIGCGERGYRLLIGGKLGRHPRLAEELPGLYDADTVLHLLEFCVRYYKEHSKGGERFAALVERAGPAFFDLLSAEARHCRKDA; this is translated from the coding sequence ATGAAGTGGCAGGCAGATGCCGAGGCAGAGGTGAAAAAGGCGCCGTTTTTTGTTCGGAAGCGGGTCCGCCAGCGCGTGGAGGCGCAGGTTTCGGCGGAAGGACGCCAGGTGGTCACGCTGGACGACGTGCAGGCGGCGAAGAAGCGCTTTCTGAGCCGGATGAGCGAAGAGGTTCAGGGTTTTCAGGTGGAGGCCTGCTTCGGATCGCAAGGGTGTCCCAATCGGATCATCGAAGACAGCGGCCTGGTGCGGTCGATTGAAAAGGTTTTCCTGGAGCAGGATCTGCGGGGTTTTCTGGAGCGGACGGTGCCCGGTCCTTTGAAGCTTCATCATGAATTCCGCGTTGCCCTGGCAGACTGTCCGAATGCGTGCTCCCAGCCGCAAATCAAGGATATCGGGTTGATAGGTGCGGCCGCGCCGTTGCGAACGGAAATCCCTTGCAGTGAATGCGGCGCCTGCCAGGATGTGTGCCGGGAGGGGGCCGTGGCGGTCGACCCGGTCGGCCACGGCCCGGTGTTCGAGTGGGACCGCTGCGTCCGGTGCGGACAGTGCATCGGAGCCTGTCCCACCGGCACGATAGGCTGCGGGGAGCGGGGGTATCGGCTGCTGATCGGGGGCAAGCTCGGGCGTCACCCGAGACTGGCGGAAGAACTCCCCGGCCTCTACGATGCGGATACGGTCCTGCATCTGCTGGAGTTTTGTGTTCGGTACTATAAGGAGCACAGCAAGGGTGGAGAAAGGTTCGCGGCCCTGGTGGAAAGGGCCGGGCCGGCATTTTTCGACCTCCTGTCGGCGGAAGCCCGTCATTGCCGGAAAGACGCCTGA
- the tsoR gene encoding ArsR/SmtB-type metalloregulator TsoR has translation MEHQPGGDDLQRAAFLAKSLSDPNRLKILMSISKGRKSVSAIVEEVDLSQPLVSHHLKELKRALLVRVKREGPFVYYDLADKRIMNVLKMLSDMALDLSVEEQGFRG, from the coding sequence TTGGAGCACCAACCGGGCGGCGATGACCTTCAGCGTGCCGCTTTTCTTGCAAAGAGTCTTTCGGACCCTAATCGCCTGAAAATCTTGATGTCCATCAGCAAGGGCAGAAAATCGGTGTCCGCGATTGTCGAGGAGGTTGATCTGTCGCAGCCGCTGGTCTCGCACCATTTGAAGGAGTTGAAACGAGCCCTGCTGGTCAGGGTGAAGCGGGAAGGCCCGTTTGTTTACTATGATCTGGCGGACAAGAGAATTATGAATGTGTTGAAGATGTTAAGCGATATGGCCCTTGACCTGTCGGTCGAAGAGCAGGGATTCCGGGGATGA
- a CDS encoding cation-translocating P-type ATPase, translating to MQEERNRALWHAMEIEDVLGRLEASKEGMTSEEARLRLEEAGPNSLEVEEETGPLRLLFRQVQNPLIYLLAGAAVLSLLVDHQVDAAVIAGVIVLNTLLGFMQEWRAEGALAALRKMASPHAKVLRDGGTEDIDAAEVVPGDILILETGDRVAAGARVLLSEDLHVDESALTGESVPVPKSPDALDEDASMADQKNMLRMSTSVTGGRGRAIVVATGMKTEIGRIAAEVRATSREDTPLQKRMHKLGMVLGLAGLALAAGVFGLGILRGHEWIEMLMFSVAVAVSAIPEGLPAVISVTLALGVRRMAGRKAIIRRMPAVETLGSTTVICSDKTGTITKNQMTVQKIWAGGRTFEVSGEGYAPEGRIKAEDDEPIKELPGPLKRLLEIGLFCNNAELQETDGRWTVEGNPSEGALVVAAIKAGMDKRAEDLQRLAEIPFSSDAKYMATLHRQPDGGKPVAFVKGAPERILEFCSHVLKNGEAVELDARLRTEIVEISERLGSEALRVMAGAFKEIPQREKTLKRPEIEKGLTLAGLWGMMDPPREESIRAVEDAKGAGIKPVMITGDHALTALAVAKAVGIAGDGKAVTGSEIDALENPALAEAALQNGVFARVTPAHKLKIMEALKGRGHIVAMTGDGVNDAPALKGADIGVAMGITGTEVAKEAADMILMDDNFATIVRAVEEGRVIYNNLRRVVFFLLATNLGEILTLVAALILGLDLPLTAVMVLWVNLVTDGACTVPLGMEPGHADILERPPRDPDEFIIDRIVALRMALLTPIMAMGTIGLFWYAGRSGNLEHARTVAFTTLAAFQWFQAFNARAAFRSIFSVGVLSNRWVLLGVGTAVILQIGAVHSPIGQMLFGTTSLALSDWLLILSVSSSIWVADEIFKLLGLYGNPERRRD from the coding sequence ATGCAGGAAGAAAGAAACCGGGCGCTCTGGCACGCTATGGAGATTGAGGACGTGCTCGGGCGCCTGGAGGCCTCCAAGGAGGGCATGACCAGCGAGGAAGCCCGCCTCCGCCTCGAGGAGGCAGGCCCGAATTCCCTGGAGGTGGAGGAGGAAACCGGGCCGCTCCGCCTGCTCTTCAGGCAGGTCCAAAACCCCTTGATCTATCTCCTTGCGGGCGCCGCCGTCCTCTCGCTCCTGGTCGATCACCAGGTGGATGCAGCGGTCATCGCAGGGGTCATCGTGCTGAACACCCTGCTGGGTTTCATGCAGGAATGGCGTGCCGAAGGCGCGCTGGCGGCTCTTCGCAAAATGGCATCCCCCCACGCGAAGGTCCTGAGAGACGGAGGGACCGAGGACATAGACGCGGCCGAAGTGGTGCCGGGGGACATCTTGATCCTCGAAACAGGCGACCGGGTCGCTGCCGGCGCCAGAGTGCTCCTGTCAGAAGACCTCCATGTGGACGAATCGGCCCTTACAGGAGAATCGGTGCCGGTTCCCAAGAGCCCGGACGCCTTGGATGAAGACGCCTCCATGGCCGACCAGAAGAATATGCTCCGCATGTCCACAAGTGTCACGGGCGGCAGGGGCAGGGCGATCGTGGTCGCGACGGGGATGAAGACCGAAATCGGCCGTATCGCGGCGGAGGTCCGCGCCACCAGCAGGGAGGATACGCCCCTCCAGAAACGGATGCACAAGCTCGGCATGGTCCTTGGCCTGGCCGGCCTGGCACTGGCGGCCGGCGTCTTCGGGCTCGGGATCCTGCGCGGGCATGAATGGATCGAGATGCTGATGTTCTCCGTGGCGGTGGCGGTCTCAGCGATCCCCGAGGGGCTTCCGGCGGTCATCAGCGTCACCCTGGCGCTGGGCGTGCGGAGGATGGCGGGAAGAAAGGCCATCATCCGGCGCATGCCGGCCGTCGAGACCCTGGGCTCCACGACCGTCATCTGTTCCGACAAAACCGGAACGATCACCAAGAATCAGATGACAGTTCAGAAGATCTGGGCCGGAGGCCGGACCTTCGAGGTGAGCGGAGAGGGGTACGCCCCCGAGGGCCGGATCAAGGCCGAAGACGACGAGCCTATAAAGGAGCTGCCCGGACCGCTGAAAAGGCTCCTCGAAATCGGTCTTTTCTGCAACAACGCTGAACTCCAAGAAACGGACGGCCGGTGGACCGTCGAGGGAAACCCGAGCGAAGGGGCGCTGGTCGTCGCCGCAATCAAGGCTGGAATGGACAAGCGCGCCGAAGATCTGCAGAGACTCGCGGAAATCCCGTTTTCCAGCGATGCCAAGTACATGGCGACGCTTCACCGGCAGCCGGACGGCGGAAAACCCGTTGCCTTCGTGAAAGGCGCCCCCGAGCGCATCCTCGAGTTCTGCTCCCACGTGCTCAAGAACGGGGAGGCTGTGGAACTCGATGCGCGGCTTCGCACCGAGATCGTCGAGATAAGCGAACGGCTCGGTTCCGAGGCCCTGCGGGTCATGGCAGGCGCCTTCAAAGAGATCCCGCAAAGGGAGAAGACGCTGAAGCGACCGGAAATCGAGAAAGGGCTGACGCTTGCCGGCCTCTGGGGCATGATGGATCCGCCGCGTGAGGAAAGTATCCGAGCGGTCGAAGACGCCAAAGGAGCGGGCATCAAACCGGTCATGATCACGGGCGATCACGCGCTCACCGCCCTCGCAGTCGCAAAGGCCGTCGGGATCGCCGGTGACGGGAAAGCCGTCACGGGCAGTGAAATCGACGCGCTCGAGAACCCTGCGCTGGCGGAGGCGGCACTGCAAAACGGGGTGTTCGCCAGGGTCACACCCGCGCACAAACTCAAGATCATGGAGGCGCTCAAAGGGAGGGGGCACATCGTGGCCATGACCGGCGACGGCGTGAACGACGCCCCGGCGCTCAAGGGCGCCGATATCGGGGTGGCCATGGGGATAACCGGGACCGAAGTGGCCAAAGAAGCAGCCGACATGATCCTGATGGACGACAATTTCGCGACCATCGTGCGTGCCGTCGAAGAGGGCCGCGTCATCTACAACAATCTCAGGCGGGTCGTCTTTTTCCTGCTGGCCACCAACCTGGGCGAAATTCTCACCCTGGTGGCGGCCCTGATCCTCGGGCTGGACCTGCCTCTGACAGCGGTCATGGTCCTTTGGGTCAACCTGGTGACGGACGGGGCCTGCACAGTGCCTCTCGGCATGGAGCCCGGACATGCGGACATCCTCGAACGCCCGCCCCGAGACCCCGACGAATTCATCATAGACCGCATCGTAGCCCTGCGAATGGCCCTGCTTACGCCTATCATGGCCATGGGAACCATCGGCCTCTTCTGGTATGCCGGCAGGAGCGGAAACCTGGAGCATGCCCGAACGGTCGCCTTCACCACGCTTGCGGCCTTCCAATGGTTCCAGGCCTTCAACGCGCGCGCAGCCTTCCGTTCCATCTTTTCGGTGGGCGTCCTCAGCAACCGATGGGTGCTGCTCGGCGTGGGAACCGCCGTCATCCTTCAAATCGGGGCCGTGCACAGCCCCATCGGACAGATGCTCTTCGGCACCACCTCCTTGGCTTTGAGCGACTGGCTCCTGATCCTGTCGGTTTCGAGCTCCATCTGGGTCGCCGACGAGATCTTCAAACTATTGGGCCTCTATGGCAATCCCGAAAGAAGGCGGGATTAA